A single genomic interval of Penicillium psychrofluorescens genome assembly, chromosome: 2 harbors:
- a CDS encoding uncharacterized protein (ID:PFLUO_003927-T1.cds;~source:funannotate), whose product MPAAKCQYILSEEQKQHWLKHGFIKVPQCFTRDAAAEFASSVWTRLGISPTDKSTWVEEKVNMPGHTMISVERFAPKAWHAICELVGGADRIVDWCKDWKDGWIVNMGKPEYSPEDDLDLRSLDNWHNDGDWFIHFLDSPEQALLVIPLFSDIKPKGGGTVICTDGIGLVADHLYNHPEGTWPSLASRNAPNIVSKETHCWKRWANSSTYTKDESFHEATGEVGDVFLLHPFMLHSASRNLRRDIRIITNPPVALKEPFNFNRADGQYSLVEQKTLRELGRPNGLPEWRITGSRELICPNRIEIQSKMAREELERIEKSGKSITNLPGTKPVEYYPS is encoded by the exons ATGCCCGCAGCAAAATGTCAATATATTCTCAGTGAGGAGCAAAAGCAACACTGGCTCAAACATGGCTTCATCAAAGTTCCTCAGTGCTTCACTCGAGATGCCGCTGCGGAATTCGCCTCCTCAGTCTGGACTCGTCTAGGCATCTCACCCACCGACAAATCAACctgggtggaggagaaggtgaacATGCCGGGTCATACCATGATCAGCGTCGAGAGATTTGCTCCCAAAGCTTGGCATGCTATCTGCGAGCTGGTTGGTGGAGCAGACCGAATCGTTGATTGGTGcaaggactggaaggatggTTGGATCGTGAATATGGGCAAGCCAGAATACAGTCCGGAGGATGATTTGGACCTTCGGTCTTTGGACAATTGGCACAATGATGGGGACTGGTTCATTCATTTCCTGGATAGTCCTGAGCAGGCACTTTTGGTTATTCCGCTTTTCAGCGATATTAAGCCTAAGGGGGGTGGAACGGTGATCTGTACTGACGGCATTGGGCTTGTGGCTGATCATCTG TATAACCACCCCGAGGGCACATGGCCTTCCCTCGCCTCTCGCAACGCCCCAAATATCGTATCCAAGGAAACCCACTGCTGGAAACGCTGGGCTAATTCCTCAACATATACCAAGGACGAGTCCTTCCACGAGGCTACTGGCGAGGTGGGAgatgtctttcttctccatccatTCATGCTACACTCTGCTTCTCGCAACCTGCGACGCGACATTCGCATTATCACCAACCCGCCGGTCGCACTTAAGGAGCCTTTCAACTTCAACCGCGCAGATGGCCAGTATAGCTTGGTTGAGCAGAAGACTTTAAGAGAACTGGGTAGGCCCAACGGTCTACCTGAGTGGAGGATCACAGGTTCGAGGGAACTTATTTGCCCGAACCGCATAGAG ATACAATCAAAAATGGCTCGAGAAGAATTGGAACGGATAGAAAAGTCGGGCAAATCTATCACTAACCTGCCCGGTACCAAACCCGTGGAGTACTATCCGTCATGA